The Sesamum indicum cultivar Zhongzhi No. 13 linkage group LG1, S_indicum_v1.0, whole genome shotgun sequence genome includes a window with the following:
- the LOC105155445 gene encoding flavonoid 3'-monooxygenase-like codes for MISLSDSSLLSAPLLILISLPIFWCLFMLFIKSGKKTPPLPPGPRGLPILGYFPFLRPDLHIQFTELARQYGPIYKIWLGTKLCIVISSPSLIKEIVRDHDTIFANRESTVAGPICSYNGNDIGFCPYNSSWRTRRKLFVHDMLSNSSLDATFHLRKEEVRKAIRNIYNKINTPVKICELAFGISMNTIMSMVWGNTIEGEKKDKIGAAFSSLVASSFDLLGKSNVSDYFPILARFDIQGVEKEISNIMQRVDEIIEDIINERTKVGGGGNKNGGKLDFLQMLMELSEKQDVKTEIGKTQIKAMITDILIGGTDTLSTTIEWVMVEFMRNPKVMEKAHKELNEVVGLNNIVEEFHIPKLVYLDAVIKETLRIHPIGPFLTPRTPSQSCTVGGYSIPKNSSVFINVWSIQHDPLAWDNPSEFMPERFLGDSEKWDFNGQNINYIPFGSGRRICAGLPLAERMLRYVLASLLHSFNWQAPKGEIVDVEDKFGLVLRKRNPLAAIPSPRLSSKNLYV; via the exons ATGATTTCCCTAAGTGATTCTTCACTTCTTTCAGCACCACTTCTGATACTAATTTCATTGCCTATCTTCTGGTGCCTGTTCATGCTGTTTATCAAGTCCGGCAAGAAAACACCCCCCTTGCCCCCGGGACCGCGAGGCTTGCCAATTCTGGGCTACTTCCCTTTCCTTCGCCCCGATTTGCATATTCAGTTCACTGAACTGGCCCGCCAATATGGTCCAATCTACAAGATCTGGCTGGGGACCAAACTCTGCATCGTGATCAGCTCACCGTCCCTCATAAAAGAGATTGTTCGCGATCATGACACCATTTTCGCCAACCGCGAGAGCACTGTTGCTGGACCCATTTGCAGCTACAACGGAAATGACATAGGCTTCTGTCCTTACAACTCTAGCTGGCGCACGAGGAGAAAACTCTTTGTACACGATATGCTGAGCAATAGCAGCCTTGATGCTACTTTTCATCTTCGGAAAGAAGAGGTAAGGAAAGCGATTAGAAACATCTATAACAAGATCAATACCCCTGTTAAAATCTGCGAACTAGCTTTTGGGATTAGTATGAATACTATAATGAGCATGGTGTGGGGAAACACCATTGAAGGGGAGAAGAAGGACAAGATTGGGGCAGCATTCTCGTCGCTGGTGGCAAGTTCTTTTGATTTGTTGGGAAAGTCAAACGTGTCGGATTATTTTCCGATTCTTGCCAGGTTTGATATTCAAGGAGTGGAGAAAGAAATAAGCAACATTATGCAAAGGGTCGACGAGATTATCGAAGATATCATTAACGAGCGCACGAAGGTCGGAGGAGGAGGCAACAAGAACGGTgggaaattggattttcttcaAATGCTTATGGAGTTGAGTGAGAAACAAGATGTTAAGACGGAAATTGGCAAGACACAGATCAAAGCCATGATCACA GATATCTTAATAGGCGGGACAGACACTTTATCAACAACGATTGAGTGGGTAATGGTCGAGTTTATGCGCAATCCAAAAGTGATGGAAAAGGCACACAAGGAACTAAATGAAGTTGTTGGATTGAACAATATAGTGGAAGAGTTCCATATCCCAAAGTTAGTCTATTTGGACGCTGTCATAAAAGAAACGCTACGCATACACCCAATAGGACCCTTCTTAACCCCAAGAACTCCTAGCCAATCCTGCACTGTGGGAGGGTACTCTATCCCAAAGAATTCGTCGGTCTTTATAAACGTCTGGTCTATTCAACATGACCCTCTTGCTTGGGATAATCCGTCAGAATTTATGCCAGAGAGATTTTTAGGCGATTCTGAGAAATGGGATTTTAATGggcaaaatattaattatattccgTTCGGATCAGGGAGAAGAATTTGTGCTGGACTACCACTGGCAGAGAGAATGTTGAGGTATGTATTGGCTTCACTTCTGCATTCATTTAATTGGCAGGCGCCAAAGGGTGAAATAGTGGACGTAGAGGACAAATTTGGGTTGGTATTGAGGAAAAGGAATCCGTTGGCTGCTATTCCCAGTCCTAGGTTGTCTAGTAAGAATCTCTAtgtgtaa